Proteins encoded by one window of Paroedura picta isolate Pp20150507F chromosome 11, Ppicta_v3.0, whole genome shotgun sequence:
- the NXPH1 gene encoding neurexophilin-1, giving the protein MQPVYWYAALLLQPALYLVTCANLTSGGKSELLKTGGSKSTLKHIWTESSKDLSISRLLSQTFRGKENDTDLSLRYDAPETYSEQDLWDWLRNSTDLQEPRPRAKRRPIVKTGKFKKMFGWGDFHSNIKTVKLNLLITGKIVDHGNGTFSVYFRHNSTGQGNVSVSLVPPTKIVEFDLAQQTVIDAKDSKSFNCRIEYEKVDKATKNTICNYDPSKTCYQEQTQSHVSWLCSKPFKVICIYISFYSTDYKLVQKVCPDYNYHSDTPYFPSG; this is encoded by the coding sequence gtCACATGTGCAAATTTAACCAGTGGTGGAAAATCAGAACTTCTAAAAACAGGCGGTTCCAAATCCACATTAAAGCACATATGGACAGAAAGCAGCAAAGACTTATCCATCAGCCGGCTGCTATCCCAGACTTTTCGTGGCAAGGAGAATGATACGGATTTGAGCCTGCGGTATGATGCCCCCGAAACGTATTCTGAGCAAGACCTCTGGGACTGGCTGAGGAACTCGACAGACCTTCAAGAGCCTCGCCCCAGAGCAAAGAGACGGCCCATTGTCAAGACGGGAAAGTTTAAGAAAATGTTTGGCTGGGGTGATTTTCATTCTAACATCAAGACAGTGAAGTTAAACCTGTTGATAACTGGGAAAATTGTCGATCACGGAAATGGGACGTTCAGTGTTTACTTCAGGCATAATTCTACAGGCCAAGGGAATGTATCTGTCAGCTTGGTGCCCCCTACCAAAATAGTGGAGTTTGACTTGGCACAACAAACAGTGATTGATGCCAAAGATTCCAAGTCCTTTAACTGCCGCATTGAATACGAGAAGGTGGACAAAGCCACCAAGAACACAATCTGCAACTATGACCCGTCGAAAACATGTTATCAGGAGCAGACCCAAAGCCACGTGTCATGGCTCTGTTCCAAGCCCTTTAAAGTCATCTGTATTTACATTTCATTTTATAGTACAGATTATAAACTAGTTCAGAAGGTGTGTCCTGATTATAACTACCACAGTGACACACCTTACTTCCCTTCAGGTTGA